In one Curtobacterium citreum genomic region, the following are encoded:
- a CDS encoding oxidoreductase, with product MTNDTLPGGSYRLADDLDLTRLGYGAMQLAGPGVFGPPADHDEAVRVLRTVVDLGITHIDTSDFYGPHVTNELIREALSPYPEDLRIVTKVGARRDEQGGWPHARSPQELVEQVHDNLRHLGVDRLDVVNLRMGGFDAPEPGSIAPQVEALAALQQQGLIRHVGLSTVDADQLAEAQAITPIVCVQNMYNVARREDDALVDLTAAKGIAYVPYFPLGGFTPLQSGALDAVASRLGVSRLTVALSWLLQRSPNILLIPGTSSVAHLRDNVASAGFVLPEDAVAELDAIGSAPDPTA from the coding sequence ATGACGAACGACACGCTCCCCGGTGGCAGCTACCGACTCGCAGACGACCTCGACCTGACCCGCCTCGGCTACGGCGCGATGCAGCTCGCGGGTCCCGGGGTCTTCGGACCGCCCGCCGACCACGACGAGGCGGTCCGGGTCCTCCGCACGGTCGTCGACCTCGGCATCACGCACATCGACACGTCGGACTTCTACGGCCCGCACGTGACCAACGAACTCATCCGCGAGGCGCTGTCGCCCTACCCGGAGGACCTGCGGATCGTGACGAAGGTGGGTGCCCGGCGTGACGAGCAGGGCGGCTGGCCGCACGCCCGGTCCCCGCAGGAACTCGTCGAGCAGGTGCACGACAACCTGCGGCACCTGGGCGTCGACCGGCTCGACGTCGTCAACCTGCGCATGGGCGGATTCGACGCCCCCGAGCCCGGTTCGATCGCACCGCAGGTCGAGGCGCTCGCGGCGCTCCAGCAGCAGGGGCTGATCCGGCACGTCGGGCTGTCGACCGTCGACGCCGACCAACTCGCCGAGGCGCAGGCGATCACGCCGATCGTCTGCGTCCAGAACATGTACAACGTCGCCCGGCGCGAGGACGACGCCCTCGTGGACCTGACGGCGGCGAAGGGCATCGCGTACGTGCCCTACTTCCCGCTCGGCGGGTTCACGCCGTTGCAGTCGGGTGCCCTCGACGCCGTGGCCTCGCGGCTCGGGGTGTCCCGCCTGACCGTCGCCCTGTCGTGGCTGCTGCAGCGCTCGCCGAACATCCTGCTCATCCCGGGGACGTCCTCGGTCGCACACCTGCGGGACAACGTCGCCTCCGCCGGTTTCGTGCTGCCCGAGGACGCCGTGGCCGAGCTCGACGCCATCGGTTCGGCACCGGACCCGACTGCGTGA
- a CDS encoding oxidoreductase, whose protein sequence is MTNDTLPGGTYDLGDLEVTRFGYGAMQLAGPQVFGPPADRDEAVRVLRTAVELGITHIDTADFYGPHVTNEIIREALHPYADDLHIVTKVGSRRNAKGQWPPARKPEQLVEDVHANLERLGLEQLDVVNLRVGGFDAPEAGSIAPQFEALAELRRQGLIRHLGLSTVTAAQLLEALRIAPVVCVQNMYNVAQRADDDLVDLTAAEGIAFVPYFPLGGFSPIQSGALDAVAERLGESQLSVALAWLLQRSPNILLIPGTSSVEHLRANVAGAGITLPSDALAELDAIAAA, encoded by the coding sequence ATGACGAACGACACGCTCCCCGGCGGCACGTACGACCTCGGCGACCTCGAGGTCACCCGGTTCGGGTACGGCGCCATGCAGCTCGCCGGACCGCAGGTGTTCGGGCCGCCGGCCGACCGGGACGAGGCCGTGCGCGTGCTCCGCACGGCGGTCGAGCTCGGCATCACCCACATCGACACGGCGGACTTCTACGGCCCGCACGTCACGAACGAGATCATCCGCGAAGCACTGCACCCGTACGCGGACGACCTGCACATCGTGACGAAGGTCGGGTCGCGGCGGAACGCGAAGGGGCAGTGGCCGCCGGCGCGGAAGCCCGAGCAGCTGGTCGAGGACGTGCACGCGAACCTCGAGCGGCTCGGGCTCGAGCAGCTCGACGTCGTGAACCTCCGGGTGGGCGGGTTCGACGCCCCGGAGGCCGGGAGCATCGCTCCGCAGTTCGAAGCGCTCGCAGAACTCCGCCGGCAGGGGCTGATCCGGCACCTCGGCCTGTCGACCGTCACCGCCGCGCAGCTCCTCGAGGCGCTCCGGATCGCGCCCGTCGTCTGCGTGCAGAACATGTACAACGTGGCGCAGCGGGCGGACGACGACCTGGTCGACCTGACCGCGGCTGAGGGGATCGCCTTCGTGCCCTACTTCCCGCTCGGCGGCTTCTCGCCGATCCAGTCCGGCGCGCTCGACGCCGTCGCCGAGCGTCTGGGGGAGTCGCAGCTGTCGGTGGCGCTCGCGTGGCTGCTGCAGCGCTCGCCGAACATCCTGCTGATCCCCGGGACGTCGTCGGTGGAGCACCTCCGCGCGAACGTCGCCGGCGCAGGCATCACCCTGCCGTCGGACGCACTCGCCGAACTCGACGCGATCGCCGCAGCCTGA
- a CDS encoding RecQ family ATP-dependent DNA helicase: MDTTTAQPSAAIAAEAQEALVALTGRPDADFHPGQLEAISALVEHRQRALVVQRTGWGKSAVYFLATLLLRRRGGGPTVLVSPLLALMRDQVAAAARAGVRAVSINSANAHEWADTQAALARDEVDVLLVSPERLNNPRFRDEQLPTLVARMGMLVVDEAHCISDWGHDFRPDYRRLAELIRSLPHGVPVLATTATANERVVEDVAEQLTAGPADPVFTIRGSLARASLRLGVLTLPDARQRLGWLLAHLAELPGSGIVYTLTVSGAEDIARLLRENGYAVRAYTGRTDNEEREQLEQQLKANELKALVATSALGMGFDKPDLGFVVHVGAPSSPVAYYQQIGRAGRATDNADVLLLPGREDQEIWQYFASASMPTESRAAAVLDALSTDTAMSTVALEGLVDVKRSTLELLLKVLDVDGAVRRVAGGWVSTGEPWQYDAARYERVAAARAAEASSMLAYESTTACRMQLLQQDLDDPSAEPCGRCDNCAGVWYPTAVSDSDTSGAAAALDRVGVEVTPRAQWPSGMSALGVPVKGRIPAGDLVEPGRAIARLTDLGWGGPLRTLFAPSTPDGPVSKALVDGCVRALKDWPWAERPTGVVAMSSRSRPELVASLAQALSTIGRLRFLGTLGRSGGEPRGDGATNSAYRLAGVWDTFVVDPELAAALQAHEGPVLLVDDLVDSRWTVTVAGRELRRAGADAVLPFALATVA; this comes from the coding sequence ATGGACACGACCACCGCGCAGCCGTCCGCCGCGATCGCCGCCGAGGCACAGGAGGCCCTCGTCGCCCTGACCGGCCGGCCGGACGCGGACTTCCACCCCGGCCAGCTCGAGGCGATCTCGGCCCTGGTCGAGCACCGGCAGCGTGCGCTCGTCGTACAGCGCACCGGGTGGGGCAAGTCCGCCGTGTACTTCCTCGCCACGCTGCTGCTCCGGCGGCGGGGCGGTGGGCCGACCGTGCTCGTGTCGCCCCTGCTGGCGCTCATGCGCGACCAGGTCGCCGCGGCCGCCCGGGCCGGGGTGCGCGCGGTGTCGATCAACTCCGCGAACGCGCACGAGTGGGCGGACACGCAGGCCGCCCTCGCCCGGGACGAGGTCGACGTGCTCCTCGTGTCGCCGGAGCGGCTCAACAACCCGCGGTTCCGCGACGAGCAGCTCCCGACACTCGTGGCGCGGATGGGGATGCTCGTGGTGGACGAGGCGCACTGCATCTCGGACTGGGGCCACGACTTCCGGCCGGACTACCGACGGCTCGCGGAGCTCATCCGGTCGCTGCCGCACGGGGTGCCCGTCCTCGCCACGACCGCCACCGCGAACGAGCGCGTGGTCGAGGACGTCGCCGAGCAGCTCACCGCGGGTCCTGCCGACCCGGTGTTCACCATCCGAGGGTCGCTCGCCCGTGCGTCGCTCCGGCTCGGGGTCCTGACGCTGCCGGACGCCCGACAGCGGCTCGGGTGGTTGCTCGCGCACCTCGCCGAGCTGCCCGGGAGCGGGATCGTCTACACGCTCACGGTCTCCGGGGCCGAGGACATCGCGCGGCTCCTGCGCGAGAACGGGTACGCCGTCCGTGCGTACACGGGGCGCACCGACAACGAGGAGCGCGAGCAGCTCGAGCAGCAGCTCAAGGCCAACGAGCTCAAGGCCCTCGTCGCGACCAGCGCCCTCGGGATGGGCTTCGACAAGCCGGACCTCGGGTTCGTCGTGCACGTCGGGGCGCCGTCCTCCCCCGTGGCGTACTACCAGCAGATCGGTCGCGCTGGACGTGCGACCGACAACGCCGACGTCCTGCTCCTGCCCGGGCGCGAGGACCAGGAGATCTGGCAGTACTTCGCCAGCGCGTCCATGCCGACCGAGTCCCGCGCCGCCGCGGTGCTCGACGCCCTGTCCACCGACACCGCGATGTCCACCGTCGCGCTCGAGGGGCTGGTCGACGTCAAGCGGTCCACGCTCGAACTCCTGCTCAAGGTGCTCGACGTCGACGGAGCCGTCCGCCGCGTCGCCGGGGGCTGGGTGTCCACCGGCGAGCCGTGGCAGTACGACGCCGCCCGGTACGAGCGCGTCGCGGCCGCCCGTGCAGCGGAGGCGTCCTCGATGCTCGCGTACGAGTCGACCACGGCGTGCCGGATGCAGCTGCTGCAGCAGGACCTCGACGACCCGTCGGCCGAGCCGTGCGGTCGGTGCGACAACTGCGCCGGCGTCTGGTACCCGACCGCGGTCTCGGACTCCGACACCTCCGGTGCTGCCGCCGCCCTCGACCGGGTCGGGGTCGAGGTCACACCGCGCGCCCAGTGGCCGTCGGGCATGTCGGCGCTCGGCGTCCCGGTGAAGGGGCGGATCCCAGCAGGCGACCTCGTGGAGCCGGGTCGGGCCATCGCCCGGCTGACGGACCTCGGGTGGGGCGGCCCCCTGCGCACGCTCTTCGCGCCGTCGACACCGGACGGGCCCGTGTCGAAGGCGCTCGTCGACGGGTGCGTCCGGGCGCTCAAGGACTGGCCGTGGGCCGAGCGGCCGACCGGTGTGGTCGCGATGTCGTCGCGGTCGCGGCCGGAGCTCGTGGCGTCGCTCGCGCAGGCGCTGTCGACGATCGGTCGCCTGCGGTTCCTCGGCACGCTCGGGCGGAGCGGGGGCGAGCCGCGCGGGGACGGTGCGACGAACAGCGCGTACCGGTTGGCCGGGGTCTGGGACACCTTCGTGGTCGACCCCGAGCTCGCGGCGGCGCTGCAGGCGCACGAGGGGCCGGTGCTTCTCGTGGACGACCTGGTGGACAGCCGGTGGACGGTGACGGTCGCGGGGCGGGAGCTCCGGCGGGCGGGGGCGGACGCCGTGCTGCCGTTCGCGCTCGCCACGGTCGCCTGA
- a CDS encoding SGNH/GDSL hydrolase family protein encodes MPSTRPLLAAALVAVVAGVGVLGWHAAVGHESVASAARATASASPTPSASPTPTPPSFTVDSDVVTIGDSIMAGYGLDDSADAWPSLIGEQTGAVVANDSCSGAGFISVGDCGTDYAGLIQGAVSAKPELVVIQSSDNDLGEDPTALATATMQTVTQLHQALPDAKIVGFSTLWDQPGDVPDEVAQSSTDLQQALATVGGTYIDVGQPIAGHADWLQDDSEHPTVAGQQQLAAAFLADLERAGFHL; translated from the coding sequence ATGCCCTCGACCCGTCCGCTCCTCGCCGCTGCGCTCGTCGCGGTCGTCGCCGGCGTCGGCGTCCTCGGTTGGCACGCCGCCGTGGGACACGAGTCCGTCGCCTCCGCCGCCCGCGCCACCGCCTCCGCCAGCCCGACCCCGAGCGCGTCGCCCACGCCGACCCCGCCGTCCTTCACGGTGGACAGCGACGTCGTGACGATCGGCGACTCGATCATGGCCGGCTACGGGCTCGACGACTCCGCGGACGCATGGCCGTCCCTCATCGGCGAGCAGACCGGCGCGGTCGTGGCGAACGACTCGTGCAGCGGCGCCGGGTTCATCTCCGTCGGCGACTGCGGAACGGACTATGCGGGGCTGATCCAGGGCGCCGTGTCCGCGAAGCCCGAGCTCGTGGTGATCCAGTCGTCGGACAACGACCTCGGCGAGGACCCGACCGCCCTCGCGACGGCCACGATGCAGACCGTGACGCAGCTGCACCAGGCGCTGCCCGACGCGAAGATCGTCGGGTTCAGCACGCTGTGGGACCAGCCGGGCGACGTCCCGGACGAGGTGGCGCAGAGCAGCACCGACCTGCAGCAGGCGCTCGCGACCGTCGGTGGGACGTACATCGACGTCGGCCAGCCGATCGCCGGGCACGCCGACTGGCTGCAGGACGACAGCGAGCACCCGACGGTCGCCGGGCAGCAGCAGCTCGCGGCGGCGTTCCTCGCCGACCTGGAGCGCGCCGGCTTCCACCTCTGA
- a CDS encoding endonuclease/exonuclease/phosphatase family protein: MQAPPDDQPTIGPVPAPAVHCMTLNLRRRVLRPPTHPDAWERRRDAVVALVTSEAPTVLAVQEALPTQTADLTSRLGSRWEPVVVGRGARGGGEAVGLLLDQERVRVVERRTWALSRTPSRPGSRSWATAFPRHAVGAVLEDRTTGTVFLAVATHLDVASPWARLRQAELLGRIVRQRGLPAVVMADWNCPAGSGPWRALAEAGVVDSVPRASRLVGEEWGTYPHYRSPRVGGRRIDGVLVTEDAVVERAAVSVRRPGGVWPSDHAAVHAVVRWAS, translated from the coding sequence ATGCAGGCCCCGCCGGACGACCAGCCCACCATCGGACCGGTCCCGGCTCCCGCCGTGCACTGCATGACGCTGAACCTGCGGCGGCGCGTCCTGCGACCGCCGACCCACCCGGACGCGTGGGAGCGGCGCCGGGACGCCGTGGTCGCGCTCGTCACCTCCGAAGCGCCCACCGTCCTGGCCGTCCAGGAGGCGCTGCCCACGCAGACCGCGGACCTCACGTCGCGTCTCGGGTCGCGTTGGGAACCCGTCGTCGTCGGCCGCGGCGCGCGCGGGGGCGGCGAGGCCGTCGGCCTGCTGCTCGATCAGGAGCGGGTCCGGGTCGTCGAGCGGCGCACCTGGGCGCTCTCCCGCACGCCGTCGCGACCCGGGTCGCGTTCGTGGGCGACCGCGTTCCCGCGGCACGCCGTCGGTGCGGTCCTCGAGGACCGCACGACCGGCACCGTGTTCCTCGCCGTCGCGACGCACCTCGACGTCGCGTCCCCGTGGGCGCGCCTGCGGCAGGCGGAGCTCCTCGGCCGGATCGTTCGCCAGCGTGGCCTGCCGGCCGTCGTGATGGCGGACTGGAACTGCCCTGCGGGCTCCGGGCCGTGGCGAGCCCTGGCGGAGGCGGGGGTCGTCGACAGCGTGCCCCGTGCCTCCCGGCTGGTCGGCGAGGAGTGGGGGACGTACCCGCACTACCGGAGTCCGCGTGTCGGGGGCCGGCGCATCGACGGGGTGCTCGTGACCGAGGACGCCGTCGTCGAGCGGGCAGCCGTGTCCGTGCGCAGGCCCGGCGGGGTCTGGCCGTCCGACCACGCGGCCGTGCACGCCGTCGTGCGGTGGGCGTCGTGA
- a CDS encoding DUF4259 domain-containing protein, giving the protein MGTWSAEPVGNDDAADFVAELDGQQRWTVVKRALARAERAGEGLDSDDAAVAVAAAEVVAHGLGRPSQTDAYTEDIQDFVGRARRPSRRLADRALRAVAIAAHPDGELAELWAETGTTEWRDSIDRLVANLTKR; this is encoded by the coding sequence GTGGGGACGTGGAGCGCAGAACCGGTCGGGAACGACGACGCGGCCGACTTCGTCGCGGAACTCGACGGTCAGCAGCGGTGGACGGTCGTCAAGCGGGCCCTCGCCCGAGCAGAGCGAGCCGGAGAAGGACTCGACAGTGACGACGCCGCCGTCGCCGTGGCTGCGGCAGAGGTCGTCGCGCACGGACTCGGTCGACCGTCGCAGACCGACGCGTACACCGAGGACATCCAGGACTTCGTCGGCCGCGCACGCAGACCGAGCCGCCGTCTCGCGGACCGGGCGCTCCGTGCAGTGGCGATCGCCGCGCACCCCGACGGCGAACTCGCCGAGCTGTGGGCCGAGACCGGGACGACCGAGTGGCGGGACTCGATCGACCGCCTGGTCGCGAACCTCACGAAGCGCTGA
- a CDS encoding DUF2625 family protein yields MTNAAQDAWPELTDMLAAAPTAQVLPGGSSEDLDSLGLTERSFLGALVAHTGGVTVDHGWLRLLGGPGSGLASVVDANDRSSGFCVVAFDVLGGVFALDGGALGAGDGSVHYFAPDSLEWEDLEIPHSQFLAAMLSDAIGQFSEPFRWNGWREEVAALTLDRGMSLYPPLFTAEGKDPERSSRRDVPMTELVGDRWPVG; encoded by the coding sequence ATGACGAACGCTGCACAGGACGCGTGGCCGGAACTGACCGACATGCTCGCTGCTGCACCGACGGCACAGGTCCTGCCGGGCGGGTCGAGCGAGGACCTCGACTCCCTCGGTCTCACGGAGCGGTCGTTCCTCGGCGCGCTGGTGGCGCACACCGGCGGTGTCACTGTGGACCACGGCTGGCTCCGGCTGCTCGGCGGACCAGGTTCAGGCCTCGCGTCCGTCGTCGACGCCAACGACCGGTCCTCCGGGTTCTGCGTCGTCGCGTTCGACGTCCTCGGTGGGGTGTTCGCACTCGACGGCGGTGCGCTCGGCGCAGGTGACGGCAGCGTGCACTACTTCGCGCCGGACAGCCTCGAGTGGGAGGACCTCGAGATCCCGCACAGCCAGTTCCTGGCGGCGATGCTCTCCGATGCGATCGGCCAGTTCTCCGAGCCGTTCCGGTGGAACGGGTGGCGCGAGGAGGTCGCTGCACTCACGCTGGACCGCGGCATGTCGCTGTACCCGCCGCTGTTCACGGCGGAGGGCAAGGACCCAGAGCGCAGCAGTCGACGGGACGTGCCCATGACGGAGCTCGTCGGCGATCGCTGGCCCGTTGGCTGA
- a CDS encoding ArsR/SmtB family transcription factor, with protein MHVDKQPCGLSPESEYVELAAEVFAMLADATRVKIILALRGAGELSVTRLAEVVDKSAAGVSQHLAKLRLARMVSTRRDGTTVYYRLTDEHASELVVDAVKQAEHVVGSAHHHRGERGSA; from the coding sequence GTGCACGTAGACAAGCAACCCTGCGGATTGAGCCCGGAGTCCGAGTACGTCGAGCTCGCCGCCGAGGTGTTCGCGATGCTCGCCGACGCCACCCGCGTGAAGATCATCCTCGCGCTGCGCGGCGCCGGGGAGCTGTCCGTCACCCGGTTGGCCGAGGTCGTCGACAAGAGCGCCGCCGGGGTGTCGCAGCACCTGGCCAAGCTCCGTCTCGCGCGGATGGTGTCCACACGTCGCGACGGGACCACGGTCTACTACCGCCTGACCGACGAGCACGCATCGGAGCTGGTGGTCGACGCCGTGAAGCAGGCCGAGCACGTCGTCGGGTCCGCGCACCACCACCGTGGAGAGCGGGGGAGCGCATGA
- a CDS encoding cation diffusion facilitator family transporter: MEASTAGVRALKTSLFVLLATTVLQAVIVAFTGSIALLADTIHNFADALTAVPLWIAFVVGRRAANRRYTYGYGRAEDLAGMFIVFVVALSAVVAGWQAIDRFITPRPIENPWLLVAAGLIGFAGNEAVAIYRIRVGRKIGSAALVADGVHARLDGFTSLSVVLGAIGVLLGFPIADPIIGLLIAVSIMVLLWGTVKSIGARLMDAIDPALLGRAEHALEHTPGVEAVRDIRLRWVGHRLTGSATVEVTASSLHDAEHIAEHAAEHVHEVMGNVDEFTVTPAVHVQHR; the protein is encoded by the coding sequence ATGGAGGCCAGCACCGCCGGCGTCCGCGCCCTGAAGACCAGCCTGTTCGTCCTCCTCGCCACCACGGTCCTGCAGGCGGTGATCGTCGCGTTCACCGGATCGATCGCGCTGCTCGCCGACACGATCCACAACTTCGCCGACGCCCTGACCGCGGTGCCGCTGTGGATCGCGTTCGTCGTCGGCCGGCGGGCCGCGAACCGCCGCTACACCTACGGCTACGGCCGCGCGGAAGACCTCGCGGGCATGTTCATCGTGTTCGTCGTCGCTCTCTCTGCCGTCGTCGCAGGGTGGCAGGCCATCGACCGGTTCATCACCCCGCGACCGATCGAGAACCCGTGGCTGCTCGTCGCCGCCGGTCTCATCGGCTTCGCCGGCAACGAAGCGGTCGCGATCTACCGCATCCGCGTCGGCCGGAAGATCGGCTCAGCCGCTCTGGTCGCCGACGGGGTGCACGCTCGTCTCGACGGGTTCACGTCACTGTCGGTCGTCCTCGGCGCGATCGGCGTGCTCCTCGGGTTCCCGATCGCCGACCCGATCATCGGCCTGCTCATCGCCGTCTCGATCATGGTGCTCCTCTGGGGGACCGTGAAGTCGATCGGTGCCCGGCTCATGGACGCCATCGATCCCGCGCTCCTCGGCAGGGCAGAGCACGCGCTGGAGCACACTCCCGGTGTCGAAGCCGTCCGGGACATCAGGCTGCGCTGGGTCGGGCACCGGCTCACCGGGTCCGCCACCGTCGAGGTCACGGCGTCCTCCCTGCACGACGCCGAGCACATCGCGGAGCACGCTGCCGAACACGTGCACGAGGTGATGGGCAACGTCGACGAGTTCACCGTCACGCCCGCCGTCCACGTGCAGCACCGGTGA
- a CDS encoding DUF305 domain-containing protein — MHTTTTTRTFAIAAALTLGLTLAGCSTSNTRSEAGSSSSSTPAASAHDDHDVTFAQMMLPHHEQAVEMSDMLLAKGDGVDPDVAALAEQIKTEQSPEIEQLTSWLRAWGAPTASKHSGTGYAMSGTMSDSDMTDLDQASAQDAGKLFLEQMIQHHEGAVEMAKAEVDEGRNAEAVAMARSIVSSQTEQITRMQDMLAAM; from the coding sequence ATGCACACCACCACGACCACACGCACCTTCGCGATCGCCGCCGCGCTGACCCTGGGCCTCACCCTCGCCGGGTGCTCCACCAGCAACACCCGCTCCGAGGCCGGTTCGTCCTCGTCGTCGACGCCGGCCGCGTCGGCGCACGACGACCATGACGTGACGTTCGCGCAGATGATGCTGCCGCACCACGAGCAGGCCGTCGAGATGAGCGACATGCTCCTCGCGAAGGGTGACGGCGTCGATCCGGACGTCGCTGCCCTCGCGGAGCAGATCAAGACCGAACAGTCGCCGGAGATCGAGCAGCTCACCAGCTGGCTCCGGGCATGGGGTGCGCCCACCGCGTCGAAGCACTCCGGGACGGGGTACGCCATGTCCGGGACGATGTCCGATTCCGACATGACCGACCTCGACCAGGCGTCTGCGCAGGACGCCGGGAAGCTGTTCCTCGAGCAGATGATCCAGCACCACGAGGGCGCCGTCGAGATGGCGAAGGCCGAGGTCGACGAGGGCCGGAACGCCGAGGCGGTCGCGATGGCGAGGTCGATCGTGTCGAGTCAGACCGAGCAGATCACCCGGATGCAGGACATGCTCGCGGCGATGTGA
- a CDS encoding FAD-dependent oxidoreductase, with protein MRTIIIGGVAAGMSTATRLRRLDEARQITVSERGTHVSFANCGLPYHVGGVIPERSSLLLQSPESLASRFALDVCVRHEVVSIDPTARTVTVRDLTTGAERIEAYDELVLATGATASPGPSAEHVPTHTLRSVEDVDRILAVLEQAGPEPRVVVVGAGFVGLEAVENLRARGAQVTLVSRGRQVLSPLDPEMAAPVLRTLRRAGVDVRLGATVTGAEPGRVHLSDGRSIDTVLVVEASGVRPDRSLADAAGIAVGPTGGIAVDGRHRTSQPHVWAVGDGVEKLDQLDGAPTLVTMAGLANRHGRAAADDIAGTEPEDAVPALGTAILGLLGTTLALVGWSERRLVAAGRPHRVVHTHPASHAAYYPGAESMAMKLLVDPATDRILGAQIVGGEGVDKRIDVIAVAMAAGLTATALSQLELAYAPQYGSAKDPVNMLGYVAENTATGATRTVQWHELAAARDDGVVLVDVRSPAEHAAGAIPGSVNLPLDELRLRLGELPDGPVVVHCQVGQRGHTAARLLTQLGYDVRNLDGGYATWTAGTAAA; from the coding sequence ATGAGGACGATCATCATCGGTGGTGTGGCGGCGGGCATGAGCACCGCGACGAGGCTCCGACGCCTCGACGAGGCCCGGCAGATCACGGTGTCCGAGCGGGGCACGCACGTGTCGTTCGCCAACTGCGGCCTGCCGTACCACGTGGGTGGGGTGATCCCGGAGCGGTCGTCGCTGCTGCTCCAGTCGCCGGAGTCGCTGGCCAGCAGGTTCGCCCTCGACGTCTGCGTGCGCCACGAGGTGGTCTCGATCGACCCGACGGCACGGACCGTCACGGTCCGTGACCTCACGACGGGCGCCGAGCGGATCGAGGCGTACGACGAGCTGGTGCTCGCGACCGGCGCCACGGCCTCGCCGGGTCCGTCTGCGGAGCACGTCCCCACGCACACGCTCCGGAGCGTCGAGGACGTCGACCGTATCCTCGCGGTCCTCGAGCAGGCGGGGCCCGAACCCCGAGTGGTCGTCGTCGGCGCCGGGTTCGTCGGGCTCGAGGCCGTCGAGAACCTCCGTGCGCGCGGTGCGCAGGTGACCCTGGTCTCCCGCGGCCGACAGGTGCTGTCGCCGCTCGACCCCGAGATGGCCGCGCCGGTCCTGCGCACCCTCCGGCGTGCCGGCGTCGACGTCAGGCTCGGGGCGACGGTCACCGGGGCAGAGCCGGGGCGCGTCCACCTCAGCGACGGCAGGAGCATCGACACGGTGCTCGTCGTCGAGGCCAGTGGTGTCCGGCCGGACCGCTCGCTCGCCGACGCCGCGGGCATCGCCGTCGGTCCGACCGGCGGGATCGCGGTCGACGGACGCCACCGTACCTCGCAGCCGCACGTCTGGGCGGTCGGCGACGGCGTCGAGAAACTGGATCAGCTCGACGGTGCTCCCACCCTGGTGACGATGGCCGGACTCGCGAACCGGCACGGCCGCGCCGCCGCGGACGACATCGCCGGTACCGAACCCGAGGACGCCGTCCCCGCCCTCGGCACCGCGATCCTGGGCCTGCTCGGGACGACGCTCGCGCTCGTGGGCTGGAGTGAACGCCGACTCGTCGCGGCGGGACGGCCCCACCGCGTCGTGCACACACACCCGGCATCGCACGCCGCCTACTACCCGGGCGCGGAGTCCATGGCGATGAAGCTCCTCGTCGACCCGGCGACCGATCGGATCCTCGGTGCGCAGATCGTCGGTGGCGAAGGGGTCGACAAGCGGATCGACGTGATCGCCGTGGCGATGGCCGCAGGACTGACCGCGACGGCGCTGTCCCAGCTCGAGCTGGCGTACGCACCCCAGTACGGATCCGCGAAGGACCCGGTCAACATGCTCGGCTACGTCGCGGAGAACACCGCCACCGGTGCCACCCGCACCGTGCAGTGGCACGAACTCGCCGCCGCGCGGGACGACGGTGTGGTGCTGGTCGACGTCCGCAGCCCCGCCGAGCACGCCGCCGGCGCGATCCCAGGCTCGGTGAACCTCCCGCTCGACGAGCTCCGCCTCCGTCTCGGAGAACTCCCCGACGGGCCCGTCGTCGTGCACTGCCAGGTCGGCCAGCGCGGCCACACCGCCGCCCGACTCCTCACGCAGCTCGGGTACGACGTCCGCAACCTCGACGGTGGCTACGCGACCTGGACCGCGGGAACCGCCGCCGCCTGA
- a CDS encoding rhodanese-like domain-containing protein — protein MQQITVDQLAATPGAHVIDVREPDEYRAGHVPGAANIPLAQLGDRLGEIPTGAPVHVVCQSGGRSARATEVLTAAGFAAVDVAGGTASWRAAGHPVDVA, from the coding sequence ATGCAGCAGATCACCGTCGACCAACTCGCCGCGACACCCGGCGCGCACGTCATCGATGTCCGGGAACCGGACGAGTACCGCGCCGGCCACGTGCCCGGCGCCGCGAACATCCCCCTCGCGCAGCTCGGCGACCGCCTCGGTGAGATCCCGACCGGTGCGCCGGTCCACGTCGTCTGCCAGTCCGGTGGCCGCAGTGCCCGGGCCACCGAGGTGCTGACCGCAGCCGGGTTCGCCGCGGTCGACGTCGCCGGCGGCACCGCTTCCTGGCGGGCAGCAGGACACCCGGTGGACGTGGCATGA
- a CDS encoding metal-sensitive transcriptional regulator, translating to MSGADRSLHDGAAVRKVANRLKRAQGQLAAVIAAVEGGGDCRDVVTQLAAVSSAIDRAGFAIISTAMRECITDAPEAGGQETPERLTVDELEKLFLTLA from the coding sequence ATGAGCGGCGCGGACCGTTCCCTGCACGACGGGGCCGCCGTCCGGAAGGTCGCGAACCGGCTCAAGCGCGCCCAGGGCCAGCTCGCGGCGGTCATCGCCGCGGTGGAGGGCGGCGGCGACTGCCGCGACGTCGTGACCCAGCTCGCCGCGGTCAGCAGCGCCATCGACCGCGCCGGCTTCGCGATCATCTCCACCGCCATGCGTGAGTGCATCACGGATGCGCCGGAGGCAGGCGGGCAGGAAACCCCCGAGCGGCTGACCGTCGACGAACTCGAGAAGCTCTTCCTCACCCTCGCCTGA